From the Exiguobacterium aurantiacum genome, one window contains:
- the walK gene encoding cell wall metabolism sensor histidine kinase WalK, whose product MKRTNFFKSIQWKLVVIYALLILVAMQVIGVYFVRSLERQYINNFSQSLVDRANLLSYNVSEGIASNGGDSTSDQQLNQVLDQLLSEFTESTTLADDIREVQIIDTNSVVRATSNPNNQSLVGQRTANSFIQKSFATSGAQETLVYEDSNERMRVVAVPVKSEVDGTTTGMIYIEASMQSIYNQMEQVTRILATGTLIALIITSILGVLLSRTITRPIADMRRQAVEMRKGNFSRKVKVYSDDEVGQLAYAFNELTDELMEANATTEAERRRLTSVLENMSDGVVATDRSLRVILMNDQARDMIGLAEEEAMGANLQNLLEFDDEIVIPEDGTMPPKLIDLSTDEELFLVRAYFSPIQKHSGPITGLIVVLHDVTEQEQVEQDRREFVANVSHELRTPLTTMRSYLEVLAEGAYKDDELAPRFLETTQNETERMIRLVNDLLQLSKMDSKEYTMQKVKFDFIQFFNDIIDRHEMTKGETIQFRRKLMKRRVYVHADQDKMTQVIDNIITNAIKFSPEGGTITFRTMLRAKRLVIGIKDEGVGIPKSNLKKIFERFYRVDKARARNIGGTGLGLSIAKEVVSAHGGDIWAESEFGRGTTIYFTIPFDTIVEVND is encoded by the coding sequence ATGAAACGGACGAACTTCTTTAAATCTATCCAGTGGAAGCTCGTCGTCATCTATGCGCTGCTCATTCTTGTTGCGATGCAAGTCATCGGGGTGTACTTCGTACGCTCCCTCGAACGACAATACATCAACAACTTCTCGCAGTCGCTCGTCGATCGCGCCAACCTTCTGAGCTATAACGTCAGTGAAGGGATCGCATCGAACGGCGGTGACTCGACTTCAGACCAGCAGTTGAACCAGGTACTGGATCAACTGCTGTCTGAATTTACGGAGAGCACGACGCTAGCTGACGACATTCGCGAAGTCCAGATTATCGACACGAACAGTGTCGTCCGGGCAACGTCGAATCCGAACAACCAGAGTCTCGTCGGACAACGGACGGCGAACTCGTTCATTCAAAAATCATTTGCGACGAGCGGGGCGCAAGAGACGCTCGTCTATGAAGACTCGAACGAACGCATGCGTGTCGTTGCCGTTCCGGTCAAATCTGAGGTCGATGGGACGACGACCGGCATGATCTACATCGAGGCGTCGATGCAGTCCATCTATAACCAGATGGAACAAGTGACGAGGATTCTCGCGACCGGGACGCTGATTGCTCTCATCATCACATCAATCCTTGGGGTGTTGCTGTCACGGACGATCACGCGACCGATTGCGGATATGCGTCGTCAAGCCGTCGAGATGCGAAAAGGGAATTTCTCGCGGAAAGTTAAAGTCTATTCCGACGATGAGGTCGGCCAACTTGCTTACGCGTTCAACGAATTGACCGATGAACTCATGGAGGCGAATGCGACGACGGAAGCAGAACGACGCCGCTTGACGAGTGTCCTCGAGAACATGTCGGACGGGGTCGTCGCGACGGACCGTTCGCTCCGGGTCATCTTGATGAACGACCAGGCCCGCGACATGATCGGGCTCGCCGAAGAAGAGGCGATGGGAGCGAACCTGCAGAACCTGCTCGAGTTTGACGACGAGATCGTCATCCCTGAAGACGGGACGATGCCGCCGAAACTGATTGACCTCAGTACGGACGAAGAGTTGTTCCTCGTCCGCGCCTACTTCTCGCCGATTCAGAAGCATAGCGGACCGATTACCGGCCTGATCGTCGTCTTGCACGACGTCACCGAGCAAGAACAAGTCGAGCAAGACCGCCGCGAGTTCGTCGCGAACGTCAGCCACGAGTTGCGGACACCGCTCACGACGATGCGGAGTTACCTCGAAGTACTCGCGGAAGGCGCGTATAAGGATGACGAGCTCGCCCCGCGTTTCCTCGAGACGACACAGAACGAGACGGAGCGGATGATCCGCCTCGTCAATGACTTATTGCAACTGTCGAAGATGGACAGCAAAGAGTATACGATGCAGAAAGTGAAGTTCGATTTTATCCAGTTCTTCAACGACATCATCGATCGGCATGAGATGACGAAAGGCGAGACGATCCAGTTCCGCCGCAAGCTCATGAAACGCCGGGTATACGTCCATGCCGATCAGGATAAGATGACACAGGTCATCGACAATATCATCACGAACGCGATCAAGTTCTCGCCGGAAGGCGGGACGATCACGTTCCGGACGATGCTCCGTGCTAAGCGACTCGTCATCGGCATTAAAGATGAAGGGGTCGGCATCCCGAAATCGAACTTGAAAAAAATCTTTGAACGGTTCTACCGGGTCGACAAGGCCCGGGCCCGCAATATCGGCGGGACCGGACTCGGCCTGTCGATCGCCAAAGAAGTCGTCTCGGCTCACGGCGGCGACATCTGGGCCGAGAGTGAATTTGGACGAGGGACGACGATTTACTTCACCATCCCGTTCGACACGATCGTGGAGGTGAATGACTGA
- the rlmH gene encoding 23S rRNA (pseudouridine(1915)-N(3))-methyltransferase RlmH yields MNISIITVGKLKEKYLKLGIAEYTKRLSAYAKVQEIEVADEKAPEHLSEADMILVKQKEGERILAKISPDTHMIALAINAKQRTSEEFARELDNLATYGKSKIAFVIGGSLGLSDDVMKRSDDTISFSKMTFPHQLMKLVLCEQIYRAYRINRNEPYHK; encoded by the coding sequence ATGAATATTTCAATTATCACGGTCGGCAAACTAAAAGAGAAGTATTTGAAACTAGGGATTGCCGAGTACACAAAACGCTTGTCGGCCTATGCGAAAGTGCAGGAAATCGAGGTTGCGGACGAGAAAGCACCCGAGCATTTGAGTGAGGCGGACATGATTTTAGTAAAACAAAAAGAAGGCGAGCGGATTTTGGCGAAAATCAGTCCGGACACGCATATGATCGCTCTGGCCATCAACGCCAAACAGCGGACGAGCGAAGAATTCGCCCGTGAGCTCGACAACTTGGCAACGTACGGCAAGAGCAAAATCGCATTCGTCATCGGTGGCTCGCTCGGATTGTCGGATGATGTCATGAAACGCTCGGATGATACGATCTCATTCTCGAAGATGACGTTCCCGCATCAGTTGATGAAGCTCGTTTTGTGTGAGCAGATTTATCGGGCGTATCGGATCAACCGGAATGAACCGTACCATAAGTAA
- a CDS encoding MBL fold metallo-hydrolase, giving the protein MTLRYSVLASGSTGNALYIETERAKLLVDAGLTGKAMQQRITEIGRSFDGIDALLVTHEHSDHIKGVGILARKYNLPIYANAKTWDAMESLIGKIDPALKFHFEVGEIKQFGDIEIESFNVSHDAADPMFYQFAHDGRRLAHITDTGYVSDRMKGVIRGADDFIFESNHDVSMLQMGRYPWSVKRRILGDYGHVSNEDAAIAMSEVIGDQTKRIYLAHLSKDNNMKELAQMSVSQTLGMRDVDLGRIKLCDTDPSTPTSLVSL; this is encoded by the coding sequence GTGACTTTACGCTATAGTGTGCTTGCGAGCGGTTCGACCGGGAACGCCCTCTACATTGAGACGGAACGGGCGAAATTGCTCGTCGACGCCGGATTGACCGGAAAGGCGATGCAACAACGCATCACCGAAATCGGCCGATCGTTTGACGGTATCGATGCACTGCTCGTCACGCATGAGCACTCCGACCATATTAAAGGTGTCGGGATTCTCGCTCGAAAATATAATTTACCGATTTATGCGAACGCGAAGACGTGGGACGCAATGGAATCCTTGATCGGGAAGATCGACCCGGCCTTGAAGTTTCACTTCGAAGTGGGCGAGATCAAACAGTTCGGGGATATCGAAATCGAGTCGTTCAACGTCAGCCATGACGCGGCCGACCCGATGTTTTACCAGTTCGCCCATGACGGCAGACGCTTGGCCCACATCACCGACACGGGCTATGTGTCCGACCGGATGAAAGGTGTCATCCGCGGGGCCGATGACTTTATTTTCGAATCGAATCATGACGTCTCGATGCTCCAAATGGGTCGTTATCCGTGGAGCGTCAAGCGTCGGATTCTCGGGGACTACGGTCACGTCTCGAACGAAGACGCGGCCATCGCGATGAGCGAGGTCATCGGGGACCAGACGAAACGGATTTATTTGGCTCACCTCAGTAAAGATAACAACATGAAAGAACTCGCTCAAATGAGCGTCTCGCAAACACTCGGGATGCGCGATGTCGACCTCGGTCGCATCAAATTGTGCGACACCGACCCATCGACCCCTACTTCGCTCGTTTCTTTATAA
- a CDS encoding two-component system regulatory protein YycI yields the protein MDWSKAKTILLFAFLALNIYLLFQLLTETWATEVVTNDNTSIAQILDQRNVDASKLPRMGRDIGYLTGSSEQMSASMITKNREAQLATTLDNMQLEVELKQPVPLDQDDLRTTASTFVSEYVPFGSEYAYWRYDAETRQVAFVQTYENNKIFSNPEIDGETEQYIGPSLLLLQLNEALEVTDYKQRHLTNLSSKSQDDLVLTASEAISQLAARKYFQPNQEMRAINTGFYSLPLDSSGSLIIMPPLWSITIDADVYFVNAIDGTVERVEFDSEE from the coding sequence GTGGACTGGAGTAAAGCGAAAACAATTCTTCTCTTCGCCTTCCTCGCGCTGAACATCTACCTGTTGTTCCAGCTCTTGACAGAAACGTGGGCGACCGAGGTCGTGACGAACGACAATACGTCGATCGCGCAAATTTTGGACCAGCGGAACGTCGATGCGTCGAAGTTGCCGCGGATGGGCCGGGATATCGGATATTTGACGGGGTCGTCAGAACAGATGTCGGCCTCGATGATCACGAAGAACCGAGAAGCCCAACTGGCGACGACACTCGATAATATGCAACTCGAAGTCGAGCTCAAACAGCCGGTCCCGCTCGATCAAGACGATTTACGGACGACCGCGTCGACGTTCGTCTCCGAGTACGTCCCGTTCGGTTCCGAGTACGCGTACTGGCGCTATGACGCCGAGACGCGTCAAGTCGCTTTCGTACAGACGTATGAGAACAATAAGATCTTCTCGAACCCCGAAATCGATGGGGAGACCGAGCAATACATCGGTCCGTCGCTCCTGTTGCTTCAATTGAACGAAGCGCTTGAAGTGACCGACTATAAACAACGTCATTTGACGAACTTGTCCTCGAAGTCGCAAGACGATCTCGTCTTGACAGCGAGCGAGGCGATCTCGCAACTCGCGGCCCGGAAGTACTTCCAGCCGAACCAAGAGATGCGGGCCATTAACACGGGCTTCTATAGCCTGCCGCTCGACAGTTCCGGCAGCTTGATTATCATGCCGCCGCTCTGGTCGATCACAATCGACGCGGACGTGTACTTCGTCAATGCGATCGATGGGACCGTCGAACGGGTCGAATTTGATTCAGAAGAATGA
- the yycH gene encoding two-component system activity regulator YycH, with product MERPRFLAKPELVKSLVLLTLIVTSIVQTVILWDYHPKYQSVQSETQVATVDESLQRQARQVIVPAQTVVHENNAVFATKNTPKQIMRVIRESFEASEFKPLAVKNVPSLYAGVDQAVELILPEPYYADTLSYMIPGSYSLSGKVPQRALIFMENDTWRIRTIMSDQSLWEGRLSKVGQGDVNSLFLKDSDRSMRRVTYTDERVNYIPVVGPEMNELFAYDVSQIQIAARLDWMRDTFFPGDPNVQEVDPASSVGALTNGISVAEYDANLNASRYRNLSRNSSEQESVIGLDTIVEFVNFHGGWVDETSESQGLSLRFDAITPANKGFETTVFRFHVKGFPVFSQREAFINNDAVDLSTLRVENDGTQVRSITRHHLEIDRLISVGTTQLADGQDVIDTLVNAGRFENVTEIRLGYEIEYNEDTSRYVTFSPNWFVREAGRWIPFDQPEDWTERMMYRGLE from the coding sequence ATGGAACGACCACGCTTCTTGGCGAAGCCAGAACTAGTGAAATCGCTCGTCTTGCTCACCTTGATCGTCACGTCCATCGTCCAAACGGTCATCCTGTGGGATTATCATCCGAAGTATCAGTCGGTTCAATCGGAGACGCAAGTCGCGACGGTGGATGAGTCGTTGCAACGCCAGGCGCGACAAGTCATCGTGCCGGCCCAGACGGTCGTCCATGAGAATAACGCCGTCTTCGCCACGAAGAACACGCCGAAACAGATTATGCGCGTTATCCGGGAATCGTTTGAAGCGAGCGAATTCAAACCGCTCGCCGTCAAGAACGTCCCGAGTTTGTATGCAGGTGTCGACCAGGCTGTCGAATTGATTTTACCGGAGCCATATTATGCGGACACGCTTAGCTACATGATCCCGGGTTCGTATAGCCTGTCCGGGAAAGTACCGCAGCGGGCCCTCATCTTTATGGAGAACGACACGTGGCGCATCCGTACGATCATGAGCGACCAGTCGCTCTGGGAAGGCCGCTTATCGAAAGTCGGCCAAGGTGACGTCAACAGCCTGTTCCTGAAAGATTCGGACCGATCGATGCGACGCGTCACGTATACGGATGAACGCGTCAACTATATCCCTGTCGTCGGACCCGAGATGAACGAGCTGTTCGCGTACGACGTATCTCAAATTCAAATCGCGGCACGCCTCGATTGGATGCGCGATACGTTCTTCCCAGGTGACCCGAACGTACAGGAAGTCGACCCGGCCAGCTCTGTCGGCGCCCTCACGAACGGGATTAGCGTCGCCGAATACGATGCGAACCTGAACGCGAGCCGCTATCGCAACTTATCACGCAATAGTTCGGAGCAGGAGTCGGTCATCGGACTCGACACGATCGTCGAGTTCGTCAACTTCCACGGGGGTTGGGTCGATGAGACGTCGGAGAGCCAAGGCTTGTCGCTCCGATTCGATGCGATCACGCCGGCCAATAAAGGCTTTGAGACGACCGTGTTCCGGTTTCACGTGAAGGGGTTCCCGGTGTTCAGTCAACGGGAAGCGTTCATCAACAACGACGCCGTCGACTTGTCGACGTTGCGTGTCGAGAACGACGGGACGCAAGTCCGGTCGATCACTCGGCACCACCTCGAAATCGATCGCTTGATCTCGGTCGGGACGACGCAGCTCGCGGATGGCCAAGATGTGATCGATACGCTCGTCAACGCCGGACGATTTGAAAATGTGACTGAGATTCGTCTCGGTTATGAGATCGAATACAATGAAGACACGAGCCGTTACGTGACGTTCTCCCCGAACTGGTTCGTTCGGGAAGCCGGGAGATGGATCCCATTCGATCAACCGGAGGACTGGACAGAAAGGATGATGTATCGTGGACTGGAGTAA
- a CDS encoding adenylosuccinate synthase, with amino-acid sequence MSSVVVVGTQWGDEGKGKITDFLSKQAEVVARYQGGDNAGHTIVFNDTKYKLHLIPSGIFYSDKTCVIGNGMVVNPKSLVTELAYLHERGVSTDNLRISNRAHVILPYHQLQDKLEEDAKGDAKVGTTLKGIGPCYMDKAARIGIRIADLLDKEVFAEKLKTVLAIKNRMFVKMYEVDAIEFDDIFEEYYAYGQQFAKYVCDTSVVLNNALDEEQKVLFEGAQGVLLDIDHGTYPFVTSSNAASGGVSSGAGIGPSKIHHVVGVCKAYTSRVGDGPFPTQLDDEIGHTIREVGKEYGTTTGRPRRVGWFDSVVVRHSRRVSGITDLCLNSIDVLTGLETLKICTAYEFEGKLLDEYPPNFRVLEQCKPVFEELPGWTEDITGIRKFEDLPVNAQNYVKRIEALTGIELLTFSVGPAREQTVILRDIYEA; translated from the coding sequence ATGTCATCAGTAGTCGTAGTGGGAACGCAGTGGGGCGATGAAGGTAAAGGGAAAATCACGGACTTCTTATCGAAGCAGGCCGAGGTCGTCGCGCGTTATCAAGGGGGAGACAACGCTGGTCATACGATCGTCTTCAACGATACGAAGTATAAACTTCACTTGATTCCATCGGGGATCTTCTACTCGGACAAAACATGTGTCATCGGGAACGGGATGGTCGTCAATCCGAAATCGCTCGTCACGGAGCTCGCGTATTTGCACGAGCGCGGTGTGAGCACGGATAACCTCCGCATCTCGAACCGGGCCCACGTCATCTTGCCGTATCACCAGTTGCAAGACAAGCTCGAAGAGGACGCGAAAGGCGACGCCAAAGTCGGGACGACACTCAAAGGGATCGGTCCTTGCTATATGGACAAGGCGGCGCGCATCGGGATTCGCATCGCCGACCTGCTCGACAAAGAAGTGTTCGCCGAGAAGCTCAAGACGGTCCTCGCGATTAAAAACCGCATGTTCGTGAAGATGTACGAAGTCGATGCGATCGAATTCGATGACATCTTCGAAGAATACTACGCGTACGGCCAACAGTTCGCCAAGTACGTGTGTGATACATCGGTCGTGTTGAACAACGCGCTCGACGAAGAACAGAAAGTGCTCTTCGAAGGCGCGCAAGGTGTGTTGCTAGACATCGACCACGGAACGTACCCGTTCGTCACATCATCGAACGCGGCCTCGGGCGGCGTATCGAGCGGTGCCGGCATCGGCCCGTCGAAGATTCATCACGTCGTCGGCGTCTGTAAGGCGTACACGTCACGCGTCGGAGACGGCCCGTTCCCGACTCAGCTTGACGATGAGATTGGTCACACGATCCGTGAAGTCGGAAAAGAGTACGGTACAACGACAGGACGCCCACGTCGCGTCGGTTGGTTCGACTCGGTCGTCGTCCGCCACTCACGCCGCGTCAGCGGCATCACAGACCTTTGCCTCAACTCGATTGACGTGTTGACAGGTCTTGAGACGCTCAAGATTTGTACGGCATACGAGTTCGAAGGCAAGCTTCTCGACGAGTACCCACCGAACTTCCGCGTGCTCGAGCAGTGCAAGCCGGTGTTCGAAGAGCTCCCAGGCTGGACAGAAGACATCACAGGCATCCGTAAGTTCGAAGACTTGCCGGTGAACGCGCAGAACTATGTCAAGCGCATCGAAGCGTTGACAGGCATCGAATTGTTGACGTTCTCGGTCGGACCGGCACGTGAGCAGACGGTCATCTTGCGTGATATTTACGAAGCATAA
- the yycF gene encoding response regulator YycF, with translation MDRTILVVDDEQPIADILKFKLEKEGYQVHVAYDGEEALVKVEEVKPDLILLDIMLPLKDGMEVCREVRKKYDMPIIMLTAKDSEIDKVLGLELGADDYVTKPFSSRELLARVKANMRRHATAPAPETKGANANDIVIGDLTIHPDSYMVTKREEKIELTHREFELIHYLAQNIGQVMTREHLLQTVWGYDYFGDVRTVDVTVRRLREKVEDNPSTPTYIITRRGVGYYLKAGEED, from the coding sequence ATGGATCGTACGATTTTAGTGGTAGATGACGAACAACCAATCGCAGATATATTGAAGTTTAAGCTTGAAAAAGAAGGATACCAAGTCCACGTCGCCTATGACGGGGAAGAAGCGCTCGTGAAAGTCGAAGAAGTCAAACCGGATTTGATTTTGCTCGACATCATGCTGCCGCTCAAAGACGGCATGGAAGTGTGCCGTGAAGTCCGGAAGAAGTACGACATGCCGATCATCATGTTGACGGCGAAAGACTCTGAGATCGATAAAGTGCTCGGACTCGAGCTCGGTGCCGACGATTACGTCACGAAGCCGTTCAGCTCACGCGAGCTCTTGGCCCGCGTCAAGGCGAACATGCGCCGTCACGCGACGGCCCCGGCCCCAGAGACGAAAGGTGCCAACGCCAATGACATCGTAATCGGTGACTTGACGATTCATCCGGATTCATACATGGTCACGAAACGGGAAGAGAAAATCGAACTGACACACCGTGAGTTTGAGCTCATCCATTATCTGGCCCAAAACATTGGGCAAGTCATGACGCGCGAGCATTTGCTCCAGACCGTATGGGGCTATGACTACTTCGGTGACGTCCGTACGGTCGATGTGACGGTCCGACGTTTGCGCGAGAAAGTCGAAGATAACCCATCGACGCCGACGTATATCATCACGCGCCGTGGTGTCGGTTACTATTTAAAAGCAGGAGAAGAAGACTAA
- a CDS encoding CxxH/CxxC protein: MEKKVCKEHVEIALDIIVDETGEYPLLEELSTSGQVTCEFCDADATYVVSSKK, from the coding sequence GTGGAAAAAAAAGTATGCAAGGAACATGTTGAAATCGCTTTAGATATCATTGTCGATGAGACGGGGGAATACCCGTTGCTTGAAGAACTATCCACAAGTGGACAAGTGACATGTGAGTTCTGCGATGCCGACGCAACATATGTTGTGTCAAGCAAAAAATGA
- a CDS encoding DMT family transporter yields the protein MRHLSIGLVFLSAILWGLSGGLGSFLMSKGWDPLVVSFYRGTVGLICLLIWFVFRPVRLNKRLSLWAIVAGIGIVGNFVFYFVSISESSVAVAAALMYTAPIFVLLISFIFRLEKPSLFKFITIVFVMVGVVLLTEVYNVGSDQISVIGILSGLGAGLSYALFIFGFKYASKHGEPQGILVIAFLTFTLIMLIFTDLNEAVSVIYSPDLFWMVLLGIFGAGVSFFLYVVGLKKTSPTSASVVAMVEPVTASAFGFFILSETLNAVQLCGMAIILLTVTVLSVKKG from the coding sequence GTGCGTCATCTGAGTATAGGATTAGTCTTTTTATCCGCAATCTTATGGGGTCTCTCTGGTGGGCTCGGTAGCTTTTTAATGAGTAAAGGTTGGGACCCTTTGGTCGTTTCTTTTTACCGAGGAACTGTAGGGTTAATATGTCTTCTAATCTGGTTTGTATTTCGACCAGTCCGGTTAAACAAGCGTTTAAGCCTTTGGGCCATCGTAGCAGGCATCGGGATAGTAGGAAATTTTGTTTTTTACTTTGTTAGCATCTCAGAATCAAGCGTCGCGGTAGCAGCGGCCTTGATGTATACGGCACCTATCTTTGTTCTCCTTATCTCGTTTATATTTCGGTTGGAGAAACCTTCTCTCTTCAAATTCATAACAATCGTTTTCGTGATGGTGGGTGTCGTTTTGCTGACAGAAGTTTACAATGTGGGGTCCGATCAAATTTCAGTGATTGGAATTCTATCAGGCTTAGGCGCCGGGCTATCATATGCTTTGTTTATTTTTGGTTTCAAATATGCTTCAAAGCATGGAGAACCACAAGGGATTTTGGTCATCGCTTTTCTGACATTTACGCTAATTATGTTGATTTTTACAGACTTGAATGAAGCAGTATCCGTCATTTACTCACCAGACTTGTTCTGGATGGTTCTATTAGGGATCTTTGGCGCGGGGGTATCCTTCTTTTTATATGTAGTAGGTTTGAAAAAAACGTCACCTACTTCGGCTTCTGTTGTTGCCATGGTCGAACCAGTCACGGCGTCCGCTTTTGGATTTTTTATCCTCAGTGAAACACTCAACGCTGTTCAACTATGTGGAATGGCAATCATATTGCTAACAGTGACCGTCTTAAGCGTGAAGAAAGGCTGA
- a CDS encoding S1C family serine protease, producing MNEERHHEYEPQDVEPLEHEADTMNDVKPMYPSRSEWRPKQEEHVRHKPRMNLKPLLLGGVGGFLGAALFFLAMMLWDSPTSRFVTNELIRTEQAVTITESDITSAVTGAKTSVVSITNIQRAFTSDSQWEAGAGSGVIYKVDGDTAYIVTNFHVIEEADEINIAFADGQVASATILGEDPLNDLAVASVELPANIDVAPIALGDSTVLQAGETVMAIGNPLGVFSNSVTRGIVSGVERTVPVDTNSDGLMDYNAEVIQTDAAINPGNSGGALINIRGELVGINSMKIAEASVEGVGFSIPVNVALPVIDMLERDGKVTRAQLGVTIQEVIAVPGNVREEYGIGFDNEDGVFVEAITPGSPAEEAGLRVGDVIVKIGDRDIKRYVDLRDALYRDATVGDNVTIEYTRRGKAGKTEATLTEAT from the coding sequence GTGAATGAAGAGAGACACCATGAGTATGAACCTCAAGACGTCGAACCTTTAGAGCACGAAGCAGATACAATGAACGATGTAAAACCGATGTACCCATCTCGCAGCGAGTGGCGCCCGAAACAAGAAGAACACGTGCGCCATAAGCCGCGAATGAATTTAAAACCGTTGTTACTCGGAGGGGTTGGCGGATTCTTAGGAGCGGCTTTGTTCTTTTTGGCGATGATGCTCTGGGATTCCCCAACCTCTCGTTTTGTGACGAATGAACTCATTCGAACCGAGCAAGCCGTCACCATCACGGAATCTGACATCACGAGCGCTGTGACGGGGGCTAAGACGTCCGTCGTCAGCATCACGAACATCCAGCGGGCGTTCACCTCGGACTCGCAGTGGGAGGCTGGAGCGGGCTCTGGTGTCATTTACAAGGTCGACGGTGACACGGCGTATATCGTCACGAACTTCCACGTCATCGAGGAAGCGGATGAGATCAACATCGCGTTTGCCGACGGACAAGTCGCTTCGGCGACGATTCTCGGCGAAGATCCACTCAACGATTTGGCCGTCGCATCGGTCGAACTGCCGGCCAATATCGACGTCGCCCCGATTGCACTCGGGGACTCGACCGTGCTCCAGGCGGGTGAGACAGTCATGGCGATCGGGAATCCGCTCGGCGTCTTTTCAAACTCGGTCACCCGTGGTATCGTCAGTGGTGTCGAACGCACCGTACCGGTCGATACGAACAGTGACGGCCTCATGGATTATAACGCCGAGGTCATCCAGACCGACGCTGCCATCAATCCAGGGAACTCCGGCGGGGCACTCATCAATATCCGCGGCGAGCTCGTCGGCATCAACTCGATGAAAATCGCCGAGGCGAGCGTCGAAGGGGTCGGCTTCTCGATTCCCGTCAACGTCGCGTTGCCGGTCATCGATATGCTCGAGCGTGATGGGAAAGTGACACGGGCCCAGCTCGGCGTCACGATTCAAGAAGTCATCGCCGTACCGGGTAACGTCCGGGAAGAGTATGGAATTGGTTTTGACAACGAGGACGGGGTGTTCGTCGAGGCGATCACGCCCGGAAGTCCAGCCGAAGAGGCAGGCCTTCGTGTCGGTGACGTCATCGTCAAAATCGGTGACCGCGACATCAAACGTTACGTCGATTTACGAGACGCGCTGTATCGAGACGCCACGGTTGGGGATAACGTCACGATCGAATATACGCGGCGCGGCAAGGCAGGCAAGACCGAGGCGACATTAACTGAAGCAACGTAA